Proteins from a single region of Bombus huntii isolate Logan2020A chromosome 2, iyBomHunt1.1, whole genome shotgun sequence:
- the LOC126874695 gene encoding paramyosin, short form-like: protein MSSYVPPMHVPLEPKWKHWPTYIYDKNYNYGINFYQPMLDHIDRQARCSSLPRDYCARKTEPPELPWSDGRALWEGKPIETYSRHELIRRAIDAEDEARDHLSQFKIANRSDFSLSKTAQASHVTREVFPRKFEDFRLKPLPLLVDSARTKAEARQLQREMADIDFRSLRDVQHMSEVQDALDHGRSLRGKSARAIEFHLTAEALKNLNKSQELADIRKYQRETASANYSWDCRDHLKLMEERTRNLLDEDRLTAPLNSLSRELKGYEEKSSNYYLDKRYRHPTRPRRLYGCLGIRPA, encoded by the exons ATGTCAAGCTACGTGCCGCCAATGCACGTGCCTTTGGAGCCAAAATGGAAGCACTGGCCCACCTACATTTACGACAAGAACTACAATTACGGGATCAATTTCTATCAACCGATGCTGGATCACATCGATCGGCAAGCTCGATGTTCCTCGCTGCCACGCGATTATTGCGCTCGCAAAACAGAACCACCGGAATTACCCTGGTCAGATGGTAGAGCGTTATGGGAGGGCAAACCGATCGAAACATACTCGAGACACGAGCTGATCAGACGGGCGATCGATGCTGAGGACGAGGCCAGGGATCATCTGTCCCAGTTCAAG ATAGCGAATCGGTCCGACTTCAGTTTGTCGAAGACGGCGCAGGCCAGCCACGTGACTAGAGAAGTATTTCCACGAAAATTTGAAGATTTCCGGCTAAAACCGTTGCCCTTGCTCGTGGATAGTGCACGCACCAAAGCTGAGGCTAGACAGCTGCAACGTGAAATGGCCGACATCGATTTCCGATCGCTGAGAGACGTGCAACACATGTCCGAGGTACAGGACGCCCTCGATCATGGAAGAAGTCTGCGTGGTAAATCAGCTAGAGCGATTGAGTTCCATTTAACGGCGGAAGCTCTGAAGAACTTGAACAAGAGTCAAGAATTGGCCGATATTAGAAAGTACCAGAGGGAGACTGCCTCCGCGAATTATTCGTGGGACTGCAGAGATCATCTGAAGTTAATGGAGGAGAGAACGAGGAATTTGTTGGATGAGGATAGATTGACCGCGCCGTTGAACAGCCTGAGCAGGGAGCTGAAAGGATACGAAGAGAAGTCGAGCAACTACTACCTGGACAAGAGGTATCGACACCCGACCAGACCGAGACGATTATACGGATGCCTGGGAATCAGGCCCGCTTGA